A DNA window from Corallococcus soli contains the following coding sequences:
- a CDS encoding oxygenase MpaB family protein, with protein MNDPALPARPQDAAAPAGCPFAASAGQGRGARPDTRVPGRTYRKPFWRPRLPEVRREIASLDARRDCQRIVHLLTNYEFPFDIQRATEIALFHTYGSRSVSTLLDRTGEFRKRGQKRYDDTRLLIAQFMECGWDVEAGRRSLEQMNHIHSFFRIPNEDFLFVLWTFIEFPIQWMDDFGWRPFTAHERDAWFHFWYEIGRRMGLKDIPADRAAFDAYVRDYEAREFVPNEASHRVAQATVDILAGWVPRPLRALVPPISMGLVPPRLLPAIQFAAPPAWVAGLTRTALKVRKHVKRYVSLERYPSPIEGSLNRTYPGNAYRIEDLGPEYAHRDAK; from the coding sequence ATGAACGACCCGGCCCTACCAGCACGCCCCCAGGACGCCGCCGCGCCCGCAGGCTGTCCCTTCGCGGCCAGTGCCGGGCAGGGGCGCGGGGCACGCCCGGACACCCGCGTCCCCGGCCGCACCTACCGCAAGCCCTTCTGGCGGCCACGCCTGCCAGAGGTGCGCCGTGAGATTGCCTCCCTGGATGCTCGGCGGGACTGCCAGCGCATCGTGCACCTGCTCACCAACTACGAGTTCCCGTTCGACATCCAGCGGGCCACGGAGATCGCGCTCTTCCACACCTACGGCAGCCGCTCCGTCTCCACCCTGCTGGACCGCACGGGCGAGTTCCGCAAGCGCGGCCAGAAGCGCTACGACGACACGCGCCTGCTCATCGCGCAGTTCATGGAGTGCGGCTGGGATGTGGAGGCGGGACGGCGCTCCCTGGAGCAGATGAATCACATCCATTCCTTCTTCCGCATCCCGAACGAGGACTTCCTCTTCGTCCTCTGGACCTTCATCGAATTCCCCATCCAGTGGATGGACGACTTCGGCTGGCGCCCCTTCACCGCCCATGAGCGCGACGCCTGGTTCCATTTCTGGTATGAGATTGGCCGCCGCATGGGCCTGAAGGACATCCCGGCGGACCGGGCCGCCTTCGACGCCTACGTCCGCGACTACGAGGCCCGCGAGTTCGTGCCCAACGAGGCCAGCCACCGCGTGGCCCAGGCCACCGTGGACATCCTGGCCGGCTGGGTGCCGCGTCCCCTGCGCGCGCTGGTGCCGCCCATCAGCATGGGCCTCGTCCCCCCGCGACTGCTGCCCGCCATCCAGTTCGCCGCCCCGCCCGCCTGGGTCGCGGGCCTGACGCGCACGGCCCTCAAGGTGCGCAAGCACGTCAAACGCTACGTGTCCCTGGAGCGCTACCCGTCCCCCATCGAGGGCAGCCTCAACCGCACCTATCCCGGCAACGCCTACCGCATCGAAGACCTGGGCCCGGAGTACGCGCACCGGGACGCGAAATGA
- a CDS encoding redoxin domain-containing protein, translating to MKQLFKAVALTVAFVGAPVLAADTAEVGKPAPAFTLKDEAGKTHSLADYKGKVVVLEWANSECPFVKRHYEAKTMQTTQKGFDAKKVVWLTVDSTASHDAKFAADWKKKEGFTQPVLVDTDGKVGKSYAAKTTPHMYVIDGQGVVRYAGAIDDDPRGKGAKTNYVKTAVDAVLNGQQVPTATSEPYGCSVKYKS from the coding sequence ATGAAGCAGCTCTTCAAGGCAGTCGCGCTCACCGTGGCATTCGTCGGTGCCCCCGTCCTTGCCGCCGACACCGCGGAGGTGGGCAAGCCCGCTCCGGCGTTCACGCTCAAGGACGAGGCCGGCAAGACGCACTCGCTGGCGGACTACAAGGGCAAGGTCGTGGTGCTGGAGTGGGCGAACTCGGAGTGCCCGTTCGTGAAGCGGCACTACGAGGCGAAGACGATGCAGACGACGCAGAAGGGCTTCGACGCGAAGAAGGTGGTGTGGCTGACGGTGGACTCCACCGCCTCGCACGACGCGAAGTTCGCGGCGGACTGGAAGAAGAAGGAGGGCTTCACGCAGCCGGTGCTCGTCGACACGGACGGCAAGGTGGGCAAGAGCTACGCGGCCAAGACGACGCCGCACATGTACGTCATCGACGGGCAGGGCGTGGTGCGCTACGCGGGCGCCATCGACGATGATCCGCGCGGCAAGGGCGCGAAGACCAACTACGTGAAGACCGCCGTGGACGCGGTCCTCAACGGCCAGCAGGTGCCGACGGCGACCTCCGAGCCCTACGGCTGCTCGGTGAAGTACAAGAGCTGA
- a CDS encoding protein-disulfide reductase DsbD family protein, which yields MTHPWRKRSGSRLGGLGAVAMVLLAAVAQAALPASAVGSTAPDEGDPRLEGALVLDATQVKAGGELRVGVRLTLDPDWHVYWKNPGDSGLATDVSWDAPGVTVGELRWPFPQTFRTPDGFITTHGYHDQVLLFAPARVSEAATGTLTVSAAVDALVCKVHCIPAQLVLSRTLPVGPETVADPEFAPQFDAAQAQVPLAPDAQGAPRVALALEGTTLTAGKAFTGTLTVTTADGKPYAGGVEGDFFVPGRILGVDQVALKPSGEGRFALEGKASSVAAKREPRLTGSLRLGTQATGFTAVDVDAPLAPMVADGAVAAAAPLKLPSVKDAAGKVAPAAVASAPAAAESPMGLGLALVFAFLGGALLNLMPCVFPVLALKAYGFTRMVQEEKGKVAPHAAAYAGGILVTMMLLAGAVLAVRAGGASVGWGFQFQEPLFVAAVSAILVAFALNLFGVYTLGADGTALAGKVDQSHGLLRSAGEGVLAVVLATPCSAPLLGTAVGFAFAAGAATVVAVFLALGLGLALPFCVLVLVPGLAKRLPKPGMWMERGKQFLGFALLATTVWLVWVMGGLAGVDGMGRLLAFLIAVGLGTWLYGQSQGLEGGRRGVTVGLAVLTLVGAGTVALRFDEAQASVETRGATVAAHGGSQAWDEAAVSAALAAGQPVFVDFTADWCLTCKFNERTVLSREDVRQAFMKHNVAFFVADWTRRDARITAKLAAHGRAGVPMYLVLSPGSPDKPEVLNELLTADSVIQAVQRADGCESPLKAGSMVCARP from the coding sequence ATGACGCATCCGTGGCGCAAGAGGTCTGGAAGCCGGCTCGGTGGACTGGGCGCGGTGGCGATGGTGCTGCTGGCGGCGGTGGCGCAGGCCGCGCTGCCGGCCTCCGCCGTGGGCAGCACCGCGCCTGACGAGGGCGACCCGCGTCTTGAAGGCGCGCTGGTGCTGGACGCCACGCAGGTGAAGGCGGGCGGCGAGCTGCGCGTGGGCGTGCGCCTCACGCTGGATCCGGACTGGCACGTCTACTGGAAGAACCCGGGGGACTCGGGGCTGGCCACGGACGTGTCGTGGGATGCGCCGGGCGTCACGGTGGGGGAGCTGCGCTGGCCCTTCCCGCAGACCTTCCGCACGCCGGACGGCTTCATCACCACGCACGGCTACCACGACCAGGTGTTGCTGTTCGCCCCGGCGCGCGTGTCCGAGGCCGCCACCGGCACGCTGACGGTGTCCGCCGCGGTGGACGCGCTCGTGTGCAAGGTGCACTGCATCCCCGCGCAGCTGGTGCTGTCGCGCACGTTGCCGGTGGGGCCGGAGACGGTGGCGGATCCGGAGTTCGCGCCGCAGTTCGACGCCGCGCAGGCCCAGGTGCCGCTGGCGCCGGACGCGCAGGGCGCGCCGCGCGTGGCCCTGGCGCTGGAGGGCACGACGCTCACCGCGGGCAAGGCCTTCACCGGCACGCTCACCGTGACGACGGCGGACGGCAAGCCGTACGCGGGCGGCGTGGAGGGTGACTTCTTCGTGCCCGGCCGCATCCTGGGCGTGGACCAGGTGGCGCTGAAGCCGTCGGGCGAGGGCCGCTTCGCGCTGGAGGGCAAGGCGTCGTCGGTGGCGGCGAAGCGCGAGCCCCGGCTCACGGGCTCGCTGCGCCTGGGCACGCAGGCCACGGGCTTCACGGCGGTGGACGTGGACGCGCCGCTCGCGCCCATGGTGGCGGACGGCGCGGTGGCGGCCGCGGCGCCGCTGAAGCTGCCGTCGGTGAAGGACGCGGCGGGCAAGGTGGCGCCCGCGGCCGTGGCGAGCGCCCCGGCGGCGGCGGAGTCCCCCATGGGGTTGGGGCTCGCGCTGGTGTTCGCGTTCCTGGGCGGCGCGCTGCTCAACCTGATGCCGTGCGTGTTCCCGGTGCTGGCGCTCAAGGCGTACGGCTTCACGCGGATGGTGCAGGAGGAGAAGGGGAAGGTGGCGCCGCACGCGGCGGCGTACGCGGGCGGCATCCTGGTGACGATGATGCTGCTGGCGGGCGCGGTGCTGGCGGTGCGCGCGGGCGGCGCGAGCGTGGGCTGGGGCTTCCAGTTCCAGGAGCCGCTCTTCGTCGCGGCGGTGAGCGCCATCCTGGTGGCGTTCGCGCTGAACCTCTTCGGCGTCTACACGCTGGGCGCGGACGGCACGGCGCTGGCGGGCAAGGTGGACCAGAGCCACGGGCTGCTGCGCAGCGCGGGCGAAGGCGTGCTCGCGGTGGTGCTGGCCACGCCGTGTTCGGCGCCGCTGCTGGGCACGGCGGTGGGCTTCGCCTTCGCGGCGGGCGCGGCCACGGTGGTGGCGGTGTTCCTGGCGCTGGGCCTGGGCCTGGCGCTGCCCTTCTGCGTGCTGGTGCTGGTGCCGGGCCTGGCGAAGCGGCTGCCGAAGCCGGGCATGTGGATGGAGCGCGGCAAGCAGTTCCTGGGCTTCGCGCTGCTCGCCACCACGGTGTGGCTGGTGTGGGTGATGGGCGGGCTCGCGGGCGTGGACGGCATGGGGCGGCTGCTCGCGTTCCTCATCGCGGTGGGCCTGGGCACGTGGCTGTACGGCCAGTCGCAGGGGCTGGAGGGCGGGCGCCGGGGCGTGACGGTGGGCCTGGCGGTGCTGACGCTGGTGGGCGCGGGCACGGTGGCGCTGCGCTTCGATGAGGCGCAGGCGTCGGTGGAGACGCGCGGCGCGACGGTGGCGGCGCATGGCGGCTCGCAGGCGTGGGACGAGGCGGCGGTGTCCGCGGCGCTGGCGGCGGGGCAGCCGGTGTTCGTGGACTTCACGGCGGACTGGTGCCTGACGTGCAAGTTCAACGAGCGCACCGTGCTGTCGCGCGAGGACGTGCGTCAGGCGTTCATGAAGCACAACGTGGCCTTCTTCGTGGCGGACTGGACGCGCCGGGATGCGCGCATCACCGCGAAGCTGGCGGCGCACGGCCGCGCGGGCGTGCCCATGTACCTGGTGCTGAGCCCGGGTTCGCCGGACAAGCCCGAGGTGCTCAATGAGCTGCTCACCGCCGACAGCGTCATCCAGGCGGTGCAGCGGGCGGACGGGTGCGAGTCGCCGCTGAAGGCCGGCTCGATGGTGTGCGCCCGGCCCTGA
- a CDS encoding vWA domain-containing protein, with protein sequence MKQTAWAVERDAEGGREVLLLVTLEAEAETPRAPVAVNLVIDRSASMRGAPLAAAVEAARALVERAGPRDYVGLLTFDADAEQVLPVRAMEASAKAAFLKTLSRLESGEGTALHEAVERGAEAVRRVLVPGARPQLLMLTDGEPSVGPTALGEFKVLGTRVADSGVALHALGLGRHYLPEILEALTGPSGTGFTHVDDAEGLPLAVGALGAELFGEVVSDARVYVLPTGFADLRCRHRYPSRVEGDAMSAALGAVSHAFARRVLFSGVLEKGEWNLTVTASYTEHNDTRRMSVPVTRLLPDSEEGRFVRAVSAELELVSFEAAAWKALSRRQQEAAERALEGADKGLYRLARLGAVDVPAQRHVDRLADLRRAVERRAAQPSALGVRRAQSEVSRITMSRIGPALPVAANGGALPAGNIAAVLPWKTDEKP encoded by the coding sequence ATGAAGCAGACGGCCTGGGCAGTGGAGCGCGACGCGGAAGGCGGTCGCGAAGTCCTGCTGCTCGTGACCCTGGAGGCCGAAGCGGAGACGCCTCGGGCCCCGGTGGCGGTGAACCTGGTCATCGACCGCAGCGCGTCCATGCGCGGCGCGCCGCTGGCGGCGGCGGTGGAGGCGGCGCGCGCGTTGGTGGAGCGCGCGGGCCCCCGCGACTACGTGGGCCTGCTCACCTTCGACGCGGACGCGGAGCAGGTGCTGCCCGTGCGCGCGATGGAGGCCAGCGCGAAGGCGGCCTTCCTGAAGACGCTCTCCCGCCTGGAGTCCGGCGAGGGCACCGCGCTGCACGAGGCGGTGGAGCGGGGTGCGGAGGCCGTGCGGCGCGTGCTGGTGCCGGGCGCCCGGCCGCAGCTGCTGATGCTCACCGACGGCGAGCCCTCCGTGGGCCCCACCGCGCTGGGCGAGTTCAAGGTGCTGGGCACGCGCGTGGCGGACTCCGGCGTGGCGCTGCACGCGCTGGGGCTGGGGCGGCACTACCTGCCGGAGATTTTGGAGGCCCTCACGGGCCCGTCCGGCACGGGCTTCACACACGTGGATGACGCGGAGGGGCTGCCGCTGGCGGTGGGGGCGCTGGGCGCGGAGCTGTTCGGAGAGGTGGTGTCCGATGCGCGCGTGTACGTGCTGCCCACGGGCTTCGCGGACCTGCGCTGCCGCCACCGCTACCCGTCGCGGGTGGAGGGTGACGCGATGAGCGCGGCGCTGGGCGCGGTGTCGCACGCGTTCGCGCGCCGGGTCCTCTTCTCGGGCGTGCTGGAGAAGGGCGAGTGGAACCTCACGGTCACCGCCTCCTACACGGAGCACAACGACACCCGGCGGATGTCCGTGCCGGTGACGCGCCTGCTGCCTGACAGCGAGGAGGGCCGCTTCGTGCGCGCGGTGTCCGCGGAGCTGGAGCTGGTCTCCTTCGAGGCCGCCGCGTGGAAGGCCCTGTCCCGGCGTCAGCAGGAGGCGGCCGAGCGGGCGCTCGAGGGCGCGGACAAGGGGCTGTACCGGCTGGCCCGCCTGGGCGCGGTGGACGTCCCCGCGCAGCGGCACGTGGACCGGCTGGCGGACCTGCGCCGGGCGGTGGAGCGCCGGGCGGCCCAGCCGTCCGCGCTGGGGGTGCGCCGGGCCCAGTCGGAGGTGTCCCGCATCACCATGAGCCGCATCGGGCCGGCCCTGCCGGTGGCGGCCAACGGGGGCGCCCTGCCCGCCGGGAACATCGCGGCCGTCCTCCCCTGGAAGACGGACGAGAAGCCGTAA
- a CDS encoding (Fe-S)-binding protein: MSPIITGLLLAGALSIFIITMSGRAGVLLAMKKENRLDRIPYRAVQLLRFGLGQQRMVDPEEFTPGLFHIFIYAAFMVLALRTVMMFVMGFSSTALEVLTDLSHPAWDAAPPLLFAYKLYLLLKDVVAGLALLGVAYFVWTRWKVKPDRMSQSWEAYLILGFIAGLMVTEFMFGGSHMVAAHAAAQQVPVGATQVPSTPSALVWWEPLTSLTGLLMMPLGPTVAHVLGVAGFFIHLAIILAFLNFLPLGKHFHIITGLPNVFFQRTHSTGKLPTPNLEKEEFGAATVKDLTWKNGLDLYSCTECGRCQTHCPTYITGKPLTHKAVNQDLKHWLWDNERWVEEGYGPNGIKEPLPEIIGSALKAETVWACTSCGWCEQACPVFIENVPRLIDMRRYQVQVKAEFPAEIQRVFEGMERQGNPWGIGQDQRDEWASDLALPTWGDEGGPYEYLFFVGCAGSYDDKQKKVSRALVKILREAGVSFATLSKQEMCNGDSARRMGNEYLYQTLAKTNVESWNSMGVKAVITQCPHCFNTIKNEYPEFGGEYRVINHTQLINELLNEKRIKLSSVMNTSTKLTYHDPCYLGRHNGVYDAPREVLKSIPGLEVVEMQRSKREGFCCGAGGGRMWMEEHIGTRINHNRINEVALTLKHAEDPNTPYPDAADKKKPGMVGDYKEQGGSGIVAVACPFCSTMLNDAKNDTGREQIQVKDITELVADALEPQHKGGTVSPSPVVSAKPE; this comes from the coding sequence ATGAGTCCCATCATCACCGGCCTGCTGCTGGCAGGCGCACTCTCAATCTTCATCATCACGATGTCCGGCCGCGCGGGCGTGCTGCTCGCGATGAAGAAGGAGAACCGGCTGGACCGCATCCCCTACCGCGCGGTGCAGTTGCTGCGCTTCGGGTTGGGGCAGCAGCGCATGGTGGATCCGGAGGAGTTCACGCCGGGCCTGTTCCACATCTTCATCTACGCGGCGTTCATGGTGCTGGCGCTGCGCACCGTCATGATGTTCGTGATGGGCTTTTCGTCCACGGCGCTGGAGGTGCTCACCGACCTGAGCCACCCGGCGTGGGACGCGGCGCCGCCGCTGCTGTTCGCGTACAAGCTGTACCTGCTGCTGAAGGACGTGGTGGCGGGGCTGGCGCTGCTGGGCGTGGCGTACTTCGTGTGGACGCGCTGGAAGGTGAAGCCGGACCGCATGTCCCAGTCGTGGGAGGCGTACCTCATCCTGGGCTTCATCGCCGGGCTGATGGTGACGGAGTTCATGTTCGGCGGCAGCCACATGGTGGCCGCGCACGCCGCCGCGCAGCAGGTCCCGGTGGGCGCCACGCAGGTGCCGTCGACGCCGTCCGCGCTGGTGTGGTGGGAGCCCCTCACCAGCCTGACGGGTCTCTTGATGATGCCGCTGGGTCCCACGGTGGCGCACGTGCTGGGCGTGGCGGGCTTCTTCATCCACCTGGCCATCATCCTGGCGTTCCTGAACTTCCTGCCGCTGGGCAAGCACTTCCACATCATCACGGGCCTGCCCAACGTCTTCTTCCAGCGCACGCACTCCACCGGCAAGCTGCCCACGCCCAACCTGGAGAAGGAGGAGTTCGGCGCCGCCACGGTGAAGGACCTCACCTGGAAGAACGGCCTGGACCTGTACTCCTGTACGGAGTGCGGCCGGTGCCAGACGCACTGTCCCACGTACATCACGGGCAAGCCGCTCACGCACAAGGCCGTCAACCAGGACCTGAAGCACTGGCTCTGGGACAACGAGCGCTGGGTGGAGGAGGGCTACGGCCCCAACGGCATCAAGGAGCCCCTGCCGGAGATCATTGGCAGCGCGCTGAAGGCGGAGACGGTGTGGGCGTGCACGAGCTGCGGCTGGTGCGAGCAGGCGTGCCCGGTGTTCATCGAGAACGTCCCGCGCCTCATCGACATGCGCCGCTACCAGGTGCAGGTGAAGGCGGAGTTCCCGGCGGAGATCCAGCGCGTGTTCGAGGGCATGGAGCGCCAGGGCAACCCCTGGGGCATCGGCCAGGACCAGCGCGACGAGTGGGCCTCCGACCTGGCGCTGCCCACCTGGGGTGACGAGGGCGGCCCGTACGAGTACCTGTTCTTCGTGGGCTGCGCGGGCAGCTACGACGACAAGCAGAAGAAGGTCAGCCGCGCGCTGGTGAAGATTCTGCGCGAGGCGGGCGTGTCGTTCGCGACGCTGTCCAAGCAGGAGATGTGCAACGGCGACTCCGCGCGCCGCATGGGCAACGAGTACCTGTACCAGACGCTGGCGAAGACCAATGTCGAGTCCTGGAACTCCATGGGCGTGAAGGCGGTCATCACCCAGTGCCCGCACTGCTTCAACACCATCAAGAACGAGTACCCGGAGTTCGGCGGCGAGTACCGCGTCATCAATCACACGCAGCTCATCAACGAGCTGCTCAACGAGAAGCGCATCAAGCTCTCGTCGGTGATGAACACCAGCACCAAGCTGACCTACCACGACCCCTGCTACCTGGGCCGGCACAACGGCGTGTACGACGCGCCCCGTGAAGTGCTCAAGAGCATCCCGGGCCTGGAGGTGGTGGAGATGCAGCGCAGCAAGCGCGAGGGCTTCTGCTGCGGCGCCGGTGGCGGCCGGATGTGGATGGAAGAGCACATCGGCACGCGCATCAACCACAACCGCATCAACGAGGTGGCCCTCACGCTCAAGCACGCGGAGGACCCGAACACGCCCTACCCGGACGCCGCGGACAAGAAGAAGCCGGGCATGGTGGGCGACTACAAGGAGCAGGGCGGCAGCGGCATCGTCGCGGTGGCCTGCCCCTTCTGCTCCACGATGCTCAACGACGCGAAGAACGACACCGGCCGCGAACAGATCCAGGTCAAGGACATCACCGAGCTGGTCGCCGACGCGCTGGAGCCCCAGCACAAGGGCGGCACCGTGTCCCCCAGCCCCGTGGTGAGCGCCAAGCCGGAGTAG
- a CDS encoding ankyrin repeat domain-containing protein, whose amino-acid sequence MSLFDAVTAGDRAALAAQLDAGADPNPFDVDGRTPLMAAARVGREDLVRLLLEAGADPTLPDNLGETPFVTAAAYGHVKVCALLSSKATDDEKDLARTLLANQGLTELPSRPSEIAPDDFRRKLASASAYVVGKLGDDGATRRLERVLRSEKGADKGRK is encoded by the coding sequence GTGTCCCTGTTCGATGCCGTCACCGCGGGCGACCGCGCCGCCCTCGCCGCTCAACTGGACGCGGGCGCAGACCCCAACCCCTTCGACGTCGACGGGCGCACGCCCCTGATGGCCGCCGCGCGCGTGGGCCGCGAGGACCTGGTGCGGCTGCTGCTGGAGGCAGGCGCGGACCCCACGCTGCCCGACAACCTGGGGGAGACGCCCTTCGTCACCGCCGCCGCCTATGGCCACGTGAAGGTGTGCGCGCTCCTGTCCTCCAAGGCCACCGACGACGAGAAGGACCTGGCCCGCACGCTGCTGGCCAACCAGGGCCTCACGGAGCTGCCCTCGCGCCCCTCTGAAATTGCCCCGGACGACTTCCGCCGCAAGCTCGCCTCCGCGAGCGCCTACGTCGTCGGCAAGCTGGGCGACGACGGCGCCACCAGGCGCCTGGAGCGCGTGCTGCGCTCGGAGAAGGGCGCCGACAAGGGCCGCAAGTAG
- a CDS encoding DUF3592 domain-containing protein, giving the protein MLLIFVGVPFAMLRQIYKKHRLTLRLRQEGVHAQGTVLSAESDEGEVVVDYFFFLPDGSRLQNRETITSLANLHPGAHFDILYLPEDPSQNQPRDGGVGLISFFFYALFVCVFIIMVVVGGIRDFTHPKSQQGPPPPQSQLREFEPQPFRKPPPSKGTPPLSPY; this is encoded by the coding sequence ATGCTGTTGATCTTCGTGGGCGTCCCCTTCGCGATGCTGAGGCAGATTTACAAGAAGCACAGACTCACCCTGCGTCTCCGCCAGGAGGGGGTGCACGCGCAAGGCACAGTGCTCAGCGCCGAAAGTGACGAGGGAGAAGTCGTGGTGGACTACTTCTTCTTCCTCCCGGATGGATCCAGGCTCCAGAACAGGGAAACCATCACCTCTCTGGCCAATCTGCATCCAGGAGCCCATTTCGACATTCTCTATCTGCCGGAAGATCCCAGCCAGAACCAGCCCAGGGACGGGGGCGTTGGACTCATCAGCTTCTTCTTCTATGCGCTCTTTGTCTGCGTCTTCATCATCATGGTCGTCGTCGGTGGCATCAGGGACTTCACGCACCCCAAGAGTCAGCAGGGTCCTCCTCCGCCCCAAAGCCAATTGCGAGAATTCGAGCCGCAGCCGTTCCGGAAGCCTCCCCCTTCCAAAGGAACGCCTCCGCTGAGCCCGTATTAG
- a CDS encoding DUF3592 domain-containing protein, with amino-acid sequence MSLIAARVLGASFAAVGLTVLVMTWGMYRRDSRIVDADVHAQGTVFKKEFHAYSDDSDYVLHYTFTTHEGTPVKNRRNVSSGLWKRLRVGDRIQVLYSREEPRWSFPEGHGLMSLGLALFFTAVLVPLSLLGLLILLARAGPASPAVDSASAPTPS; translated from the coding sequence ATGTCCCTCATCGCGGCCCGCGTCCTGGGCGCGTCGTTCGCGGCGGTTGGCCTGACAGTGCTGGTGATGACGTGGGGGATGTACCGGCGGGACTCGCGCATCGTGGACGCGGACGTCCACGCGCAAGGCACGGTGTTCAAGAAGGAGTTCCACGCGTACTCGGATGACAGTGACTACGTGCTGCACTACACCTTCACGACGCACGAAGGCACGCCGGTGAAGAACCGCCGCAACGTCTCCTCCGGGCTGTGGAAGCGCCTGCGCGTCGGAGACCGCATCCAGGTGCTCTACAGCCGCGAGGAGCCGCGCTGGAGCTTCCCCGAGGGCCACGGGCTGATGTCCCTGGGGCTCGCCCTGTTCTTCACCGCGGTGCTGGTGCCCTTGAGCCTGCTCGGGCTGTTGATCCTGCTGGCCCGGGCCGGACCGGCGTCACCGGCGGTTGATTCGGCGTCCGCCCCCACGCCATCCTGA
- a CDS encoding DUF3592 domain-containing protein: MEFSMLMGLLVAGLGFPLIILGVLIYIRYGVVRLERHGLHAQGKVIGVRYPRSNKRSVDYAFHPPEGPELRGSFQEWPPRPEAERAPGSPVDILYRADAPHDHMAVGTGLSQRFFLITATCLVLFASCTTRDVLREYFTRQEEAPARTTPAPP, encoded by the coding sequence ATGGAATTCTCGATGCTGATGGGCCTCCTCGTGGCCGGCCTGGGATTCCCCCTCATCATCCTGGGTGTCCTCATCTACATCCGCTACGGGGTCGTGCGGCTGGAGCGGCACGGGCTGCACGCCCAGGGCAAGGTGATTGGCGTCAGGTACCCCCGGAGCAACAAGAGAAGCGTCGATTACGCCTTCCATCCACCGGAGGGCCCGGAGCTCCGGGGCAGCTTCCAGGAGTGGCCCCCGCGTCCAGAGGCCGAGCGGGCTCCAGGCTCCCCCGTCGACATCCTCTACCGGGCGGACGCGCCGCACGACCACATGGCCGTGGGCACGGGCCTCAGCCAGAGGTTCTTCCTCATCACGGCGACCTGCCTCGTGCTGTTCGCGAGCTGCACCACCCGGGACGTGTTGCGCGAGTACTTCACCCGACAGGAAGAAGCGCCCGCACGCACCACCCCGGCGCCCCCATGA
- a CDS encoding DUF3592 domain-containing protein → MNLLAKVLTAALFVGVPALMLAFQWKDFAVTWRFHRRGQRVRGEVLRITPGQVDENAAVHYAFRLPDGTVLHHEYSETHEDWTALSPGSPLEVVYLPEDPRRSRPLGMGVGWARTGFWMLVMLGLMAGGFGVLLG, encoded by the coding sequence ATGAACCTCCTGGCGAAGGTCCTGACCGCGGCGCTCTTCGTCGGAGTCCCCGCGCTGATGCTGGCGTTCCAATGGAAGGACTTCGCCGTCACCTGGAGGTTCCACCGGCGCGGGCAGCGCGTGCGGGGCGAGGTGCTCCGCATCACTCCGGGCCAGGTGGATGAGAACGCGGCGGTGCACTACGCCTTCCGCCTGCCCGACGGCACGGTGCTCCACCACGAGTACAGCGAGACGCACGAGGACTGGACAGCGCTGTCCCCCGGCTCGCCCCTGGAGGTCGTCTACCTGCCGGAGGATCCGCGCCGGAGCCGCCCCCTGGGCATGGGGGTCGGCTGGGCGAGGACCGGCTTCTGGATGCTGGTGATGCTGGGCCTCATGGCCGGGGGCTTCGGCGTGCTCCTGGGCTGA